A single window of Alosa alosa isolate M-15738 ecotype Scorff River chromosome 11, AALO_Geno_1.1, whole genome shotgun sequence DNA harbors:
- the LOC125303403 gene encoding leukotriene B4 receptor 1-like: MQQLNITSISSTAPVSLGTQVASAMLGFCCALGVPGNLVVLAVLRRRLAEGNFTLWLMLNLSVSDLLTLLTLPVWIYTLCHGWSLGLVPCKLLSYLVYWSLYTSVLCVTLLSVQRYIQVLYPQRWAELKSPGRKILLGLVWALGGILSCHALVQREVILEGDGRLHCLQHYRSDGEQVTTLLLESLLLFVLPFSILASLYVSLHRRVTQNIRSGHERMKKLVVSIIVVFFIFSIPIHLNNLFTVVAVSLRSHDILQFSKVTKNAAGALTFINSCVNPFLYAFSHRELRCWGRLDNDT, from the exons ATGCAGCAGCTCAACATCACCAGCATCAGCTCCACTGCCCCGGTCTCGCTAGGGACCCAGGTGGCAAGTGCCATGCTGGGCTTCTGCTGTGCCCTGGGGGTGCCTGGCAATCTGGTGGTACTGGCCGTCCTCCGACGCAGACTGGCTGAAGGAAACTTCACTCTCTGGCTGATGCTGAACCTCTCTGTGTCAGACCTGCTGACGCTGCTCACACTGCCTGTGTGGATTTACACGTTGTGTCACGGCTGGAGTTTGGGCCTGGTGCCTTGCAAGCTTCTCTCCTACCTGGTGTACTGGAGCCTCTACACCAGCGTGCTGTGCGTCACTCTCCTGAGTGTGCAACGCTACATCCAGGTGCTCTATCCACAGCGCTGGGCCGAGCTCAAGTCTCCGGGTCGCAAGATTCTGCTGGGACTCGTATGGGCTCTTGGAGGCATTCTGTCCTGTCATGCTCTGGTCCAAAGAGAAGTGATATTGGAAGGGGATGGACGGCTCCACTGCTTGCAACACTACAGGTCGGACGGGGAGCAGGTGACCACACTCCTCCTCGAGAGCCTGCTGCTGTTTGTACTTCCGTTCTCTATCCTGGCTTCCTTATACGTCAGCCTGCACAGAAGGGTGACGCAGAACATTCGTTCGGGACACGAGAGGATGAAGAAGCTGGTGGTCAGCATCATTGTGGTGTTCTTCATCTTTTCCATTCCAATCCACCTCAACAATCTGTTCACCGTTGTGGCAGTTTCTTTGAGATCACATGACATCCTGCAGTTTTCCAAGGTCACTAAGAATGCTGCTGGAGCACTGACTTTCATCAACAGCTGTGTGAACCCCTTCCTGTATGCTTTTTCCCACCGGGAATTGC GCTGTTGGGGCAGACTGGACAATGACACCTGA
- the lysmd4 gene encoding lysM and putative peptidoglycan-binding domain-containing protein 4, which produces MRRGESLPRAFQAPVDVHASVDGQVYMFHGRQADSGGSSEDDEFNVMELRPRGRDSEERERERVGELLLLERDISQGDNLNKLALQYGCKVADIKRVNNLIQDQDLYALKSIKIPVKKHSILTETNSELREPEPGPSTQSTASAVSCETPTEGSPGRPQVQEYTDFLKEVDNDIERLIQTTEEEFLVDQEGQRRWGPRGQRLGSYGADWGIQWWNAVVAMLLIGIVLPIFYVVYFKTQDSGTAVLDDSGVNSSSSITTSNSSIASVSMLSPESTVMDHLSKPHT; this is translated from the exons ATGCGGCGTGGGGAGTCTCTTCCACGGGCCTTTCAGGCTCCAGTGGACGTCCATGCCAGTGTGGACGGGCAGGTGTACATGTTCCATGGCCGACAGGCAGACTCCGGGGGCTCCTCGGAGGACGATGAGTTCAACGTGATGGAGTTGAGGCCCAGAGGCCGCGACTCAGaggagcgtgagagagagagggtgggcgAGCTACTGCTGCTGGAGAGAGATATCTCACAGGGGGACAATCTCAACAAGCTGGCACTGCAGTATGGTTGCAAg GTGGCTGATATCAAACGAGTGAACAACCTGATTCAGGACCAGGACTTGTACGCATTGAAATCGATTAAAATTCCTGTGAAGAAGCATAGCATCCTCACAGAGACCAACTCAGAACTTCGTGAGCCTGAACCAGGACCCTCAACTCAATCCACTGCCTCTGCCGTATCCTGTGAAACTCCCACAGAAGGCTCCCCTGGTAGGCCTCAAGTGCAGGAGTACACAGACTTTCTCAAAGAGGTGGACAATGACATTGAGAGGCTCATTCAAACCACGGAGGAGGAGTTCCTGGTTGACCAGGAGGGTCAGAGGAGATGGGGGCCTCGTGGGCAGCGCCTGGGCAGCTACGGGGCCGACTGGGGCATCCAGTGGTGGAACGCTGTGGTGGCCATGCTTCTCATTGGCATCGTGCTGCCCATTTTCTATGTGGTCTATTTCAAAACCCAAGACAGTGGAACAGCCGTTTTGGACGACAGCGGGGTGAACAGCTCCAGCTCCATCACTACCTCAAATAGCTCGATTGCGAGTGTCAGTATGTTGAGCCCTGAAAGTACTGTGATGGACCATTTAAGCAAGCCACACACATAG